In Thalassoglobus sp. JC818, a single window of DNA contains:
- a CDS encoding PQQ-binding-like beta-propeller repeat protein, producing the protein MNLRLIGLTVLIPLVGMTSSAAFSEDWPQWRGVNRDAVWDETGIVTEISDSGLKVNWRTPIAGGYAGPAVVGDRVYVTDFIRESGDPTNGPGTVNELAGTERVLCLDASNGEIIWTNARECKYRISYPCGPRTTPTVDGDRVVTLGAEGTLLCLNRHNGEVLWEKNFPEEYQAKTPIWGFSSHPLIDGNMVYCVVGGPGSIAVAFDLETGEEKWRALTASEQGYCPPTLIEAGGRKQLLIWDADNLNGLDPETGEVFWSVALKPSYGMSIMAPQVSGNLLFASGIGDVGVLLKLNEETPTVTELWRGHPRNSVYCANSTPFIDGQTLFGVDCKTGGLRGVDLETGERLWETFEPTTGSHRMGHGTAFLIKNGSRYLLFSETGDLILANLTREGYEEVGRFHVLEPTGEAFGRNVVWTHPAFANGQCYVRNDEEIVSVSLRADEQ; encoded by the coding sequence GCGTGAATCGCGACGCTGTGTGGGATGAGACAGGAATCGTTACCGAAATCTCGGATTCCGGATTGAAGGTGAACTGGCGAACTCCCATCGCGGGCGGTTACGCAGGTCCTGCGGTCGTCGGCGACCGGGTTTACGTGACTGATTTCATTCGAGAATCGGGCGATCCCACCAATGGGCCGGGGACAGTCAACGAACTCGCTGGTACTGAACGCGTTTTGTGTCTGGATGCATCGAACGGCGAAATCATCTGGACCAACGCTCGCGAATGTAAGTACCGAATCTCTTATCCGTGTGGTCCCAGGACGACGCCCACTGTGGATGGTGATCGAGTGGTCACGCTCGGCGCTGAGGGGACCCTGCTCTGTCTCAACCGCCACAACGGAGAAGTCCTCTGGGAGAAGAACTTTCCTGAGGAGTATCAGGCGAAGACGCCAATCTGGGGATTCTCATCGCATCCGTTGATCGATGGGAACATGGTCTACTGCGTCGTGGGCGGACCTGGAAGTATTGCCGTCGCTTTTGATCTTGAAACAGGCGAAGAGAAGTGGCGTGCCCTGACCGCATCAGAACAGGGTTACTGCCCTCCAACGCTCATTGAAGCTGGCGGTCGGAAACAACTTCTCATCTGGGATGCTGACAACCTGAACGGCCTCGATCCGGAGACCGGAGAAGTTTTCTGGTCCGTCGCTTTGAAACCAAGCTACGGCATGTCCATCATGGCCCCGCAGGTGTCAGGCAATCTGCTGTTCGCGAGCGGAATCGGAGATGTCGGCGTTCTGTTGAAGCTCAATGAAGAGACTCCGACCGTCACAGAGCTGTGGCGAGGACATCCACGCAACTCAGTTTATTGTGCCAACAGCACACCTTTCATTGACGGGCAAACACTCTTCGGTGTCGACTGCAAAACAGGCGGGCTGCGTGGTGTCGATCTGGAAACTGGTGAGCGACTCTGGGAAACGTTTGAGCCAACAACCGGTTCTCATCGCATGGGGCACGGAACAGCGTTTCTGATCAAGAACGGCAGTCGATACCTGCTGTTCAGTGAGACAGGTGATCTGATCCTCGCCAACTTGACTCGCGAGGGATATGAAGAAGTTGGTCGCTTCCATGTTCTGGAGCCGACCGGAGAAGCGTTTGGACGCAACGTCGTTTGGACTCATCCTGCTTTTGCGAACGGTCAGTGCTACGTTCGAAACGATGAAGAAATCGTTTCCGTCTCACTGCGTGCTGATGAGCAGTAA
- a CDS encoding DUF5060 domain-containing protein, which produces MSFRTRTLLGLVVASLFSSTLLSAADTVFKETNGLVAVEAEHFQNQSKTETRKFHLTTADETPDVTPDGDPSHVAGASGGAYLEILPDTRRTHDDKLIRGTNFSPNPGDMAVLDYRVNFSTPGRYYVWVRAFSTGSEDNGLHVGLNGEWPESGQRLQWCEGKRTWRWDSKQRTEKVHCGEPHKIYLDIKEPGTHTIHFSMREDGFEFDKFLMTTDSNLTRPEDVGPESVVHSGSAPKTYAYVAPEQTDDSQQPTPSGSKRILQLPAANFTLDGTNYYLDKGKWLAINPEQHKSAHAEQTFPFPTGLYDVTLVAIGENDGKSQYEVAVDDRSIGKFVCPLSKQTFEEGDQYTKTWSDVSITEGAQIHITSQIASADGQEFSRARWAAIQFVPKDAKTKRAAQPFLIAQATASASDTASGSPTTPVSTAALIQPRKPNGDGKTTVTGELKQWHKVTVNLNGPYAHEQDNEPNPFTDYRMTVTFTHADGTKYVIPGYFDADGNAANSSAVSGIMWRANFAPDKTGEWTYKVEFLSGKGVALDKSASSEPLTPFNGQDGQFTVAKSDKSGRDLRSVGRLQYVGKHYLQFAGSKQYFLKAGADAPETLLGYKDFDGTVAGKPDRVPLKSYAPHLQDWKDGDPNWKDGKGKGLIGAINYLSGKGCNAFSFLTYNAGGDGDNVWPFIQREDKMHYDCSKLDQWGIVFDHGTNMGMYLHFKLQETEMDDNRARGQSDYVPESLDGGALGPQRKLYCREMIARFGHNLALNWNLGEENTQSTDEHQAMLNYIAELDAYQHNRVLHSFPNEQDMRYDPLLGNKSKLTGLSLQNSGIHDTHWQTAKWVRKSSEAGKPWIVAFDESGSAAHAQCPDLGYKGYDGHDVDGKMTYTEHRVRQQTLWGTLMGGGAGVEYYFGYKYAENDLVCEDWRSRDRSWDYCRIAINFFHENEIPFWEMTTQNSLVGVPDEDNSKYCFAKNSETYLVYLANGGTSDLDLSQADGKYSVEWFNPRAGGKLQSGSVASVSGGASVKLGTPPADADQDWLVVVRKVNK; this is translated from the coding sequence ATGAGCTTTCGCACTCGCACGCTGCTGGGCCTGGTCGTGGCCTCGCTCTTCTCCTCCACGTTGCTTTCCGCCGCTGACACTGTGTTCAAGGAGACCAACGGACTTGTTGCCGTTGAGGCGGAACACTTTCAGAATCAAAGCAAGACGGAAACTCGAAAGTTCCATCTGACGACCGCAGATGAAACTCCGGACGTCACGCCGGATGGGGATCCATCTCACGTCGCTGGGGCAAGTGGCGGAGCCTACCTCGAAATCCTTCCAGACACGCGTCGCACGCACGACGACAAGCTGATCCGAGGTACAAATTTCTCTCCAAATCCCGGAGACATGGCGGTTCTCGACTACCGAGTCAACTTCTCGACTCCCGGACGCTACTACGTGTGGGTTCGTGCTTTCTCAACTGGGTCGGAAGACAATGGGCTGCACGTCGGACTGAATGGCGAATGGCCAGAGAGCGGTCAACGACTCCAATGGTGTGAAGGCAAACGGACGTGGCGCTGGGACAGCAAACAGCGGACTGAAAAAGTCCATTGTGGTGAACCCCACAAGATCTACCTCGACATCAAAGAGCCCGGGACACACACGATTCACTTCTCAATGCGGGAAGATGGATTTGAGTTCGACAAGTTCCTGATGACGACTGATTCCAACCTCACTCGTCCCGAAGACGTCGGACCAGAGAGCGTCGTCCATTCCGGGTCAGCTCCGAAGACTTATGCGTACGTTGCTCCGGAACAAACCGATGACAGCCAACAACCGACTCCATCAGGTTCAAAACGTATCCTTCAACTTCCGGCAGCAAACTTCACGCTGGATGGAACAAACTACTATCTCGACAAGGGCAAGTGGCTCGCGATCAACCCCGAACAACACAAGTCCGCACACGCCGAACAGACGTTTCCGTTTCCGACCGGTCTCTACGATGTCACGCTAGTCGCGATTGGAGAAAACGATGGCAAATCACAGTACGAAGTCGCCGTCGATGATCGCTCGATCGGGAAATTTGTTTGCCCCCTGAGCAAACAAACCTTCGAAGAAGGCGACCAGTACACCAAGACCTGGTCCGACGTTTCAATCACCGAAGGAGCACAAATCCACATCACTTCGCAGATTGCTTCGGCCGATGGTCAGGAATTCAGCCGCGCTCGCTGGGCTGCGATTCAGTTCGTTCCGAAAGACGCGAAAACCAAGAGAGCAGCTCAACCTTTCCTGATCGCTCAAGCGACAGCAAGTGCTTCCGACACAGCTTCAGGAAGCCCGACGACGCCAGTCAGCACTGCTGCGTTGATTCAACCACGCAAGCCGAATGGTGACGGCAAAACCACTGTCACTGGAGAACTTAAGCAGTGGCATAAAGTCACGGTGAATCTGAATGGACCGTATGCTCACGAACAGGACAACGAACCAAATCCATTCACCGATTATCGCATGACGGTCACGTTCACTCATGCAGATGGGACCAAGTACGTGATTCCCGGCTACTTCGATGCCGATGGAAATGCTGCGAACTCGTCGGCTGTTTCGGGAATCATGTGGCGTGCGAACTTCGCCCCCGACAAGACAGGGGAGTGGACTTATAAAGTCGAATTCCTCAGCGGTAAAGGCGTTGCACTCGACAAGTCTGCGAGCAGCGAGCCTCTGACTCCCTTCAACGGACAAGACGGTCAGTTCACCGTCGCGAAGAGTGACAAGTCTGGAAGAGACCTTCGAAGCGTCGGCCGTCTGCAGTATGTCGGTAAACACTATCTTCAATTCGCTGGCAGCAAGCAGTACTTCCTCAAAGCTGGTGCTGATGCTCCAGAGACTCTCCTGGGATACAAAGACTTCGATGGCACCGTCGCTGGCAAGCCAGATCGTGTTCCTCTCAAGTCCTACGCACCGCATCTGCAGGACTGGAAAGATGGAGATCCCAACTGGAAAGACGGAAAAGGAAAAGGCCTGATTGGAGCCATCAACTATCTGTCCGGAAAAGGCTGCAACGCATTTTCTTTCCTGACCTACAACGCAGGTGGCGATGGTGACAACGTCTGGCCGTTCATTCAGCGCGAAGACAAGATGCACTATGACTGCAGCAAGCTTGATCAGTGGGGAATCGTCTTCGACCACGGAACGAACATGGGAATGTACCTGCACTTCAAATTGCAGGAGACCGAAATGGACGACAACCGCGCCCGAGGACAATCAGATTACGTGCCTGAATCTCTCGATGGCGGAGCGCTCGGACCACAACGCAAACTGTACTGCCGGGAGATGATTGCCCGGTTCGGACACAACCTAGCCTTGAACTGGAATCTCGGCGAGGAAAACACTCAGAGCACAGATGAACATCAAGCGATGCTCAACTACATCGCCGAACTGGACGCTTACCAGCACAACCGAGTTCTGCACTCATTCCCCAATGAACAGGACATGCGATACGATCCACTGCTTGGCAACAAGTCGAAGCTGACCGGACTGTCGCTTCAAAACAGCGGAATTCATGACACTCACTGGCAAACTGCCAAGTGGGTCCGCAAGTCGAGCGAAGCTGGCAAACCATGGATCGTCGCTTTCGACGAATCAGGAAGCGCTGCCCATGCTCAATGTCCTGACCTTGGATACAAAGGTTACGACGGTCACGATGTCGACGGAAAGATGACCTACACCGAACATCGCGTTCGTCAACAGACTCTCTGGGGAACACTCATGGGAGGCGGAGCTGGCGTCGAGTACTACTTCGGCTACAAGTACGCCGAGAACGATCTTGTCTGCGAAGACTGGCGAAGTCGGGATCGAAGCTGGGACTATTGCCGAATCGCCATTAACTTCTTCCACGAGAATGAAATCCCGTTCTGGGAAATGACAACTCAAAACTCGCTGGTGGGAGTTCCGGACGAAGACAACTCCAAGTACTGCTTTGCCAAGAACTCAGAGACCTATCTGGTCTATCTGGCAAACGGGGGAACAAGCGATCTGGATCTTTCCCAAGCTGACGGAAAATACAGCGTCGAATGGTTCAACCCCAGAGCAGGGGGCAAATTGCAGAGTGGTTCGGTCGCATCCGTATCAGGAGGTGCTTCCGTCAAACTCGGCACACCGCCGGCAGATGCAGATCAGGATTGGCTCGTGGTTGTTCGTAAAGTGAACAAATAG
- a CDS encoding Gfo/Idh/MocA family oxidoreductase, translating to MNTDKQLRGVGVGAGYFSQFHYEAWSRIPQVEIVGICDQELTKAETLANQYGVQNTSSNLEKLLDETEPDFIDVITRPDSHAAIVELAASRGIDVICQKPLAPTIEEAVQLVESADASGIRLMVHENFRFQPWHREIHRLINEGTIGDQLLTLSCRTRTGDGWQSDAYLARQPYFVEMPRFLIYETGVHFVDTFRYHAGEIEGVFASLRKLNQNIRGEDAGVVLFEFANQAEGIWDASRFHESNCSNPRYTFGDFLFDGSAGSIRLSGDGTIRIQPHGEPEFVHNYQHSDRNFAGDCVFYTQQHFIHGLLEQRPFETDGREYLKTLRVQEAIYESARTGQPVRQLSSGGHNASC from the coding sequence ATGAACACAGACAAACAGTTGCGTGGCGTCGGAGTTGGGGCAGGGTATTTCAGCCAGTTCCATTACGAAGCCTGGTCACGAATTCCTCAAGTCGAGATCGTTGGGATCTGTGATCAAGAGCTCACGAAGGCGGAAACGCTCGCGAATCAATATGGAGTACAAAACACCAGTTCAAATCTGGAAAAGTTGCTCGACGAAACAGAACCCGACTTCATCGATGTGATTACTCGGCCCGACTCGCATGCAGCGATTGTCGAGTTGGCAGCGAGTCGCGGAATCGATGTCATCTGTCAGAAACCACTGGCCCCGACGATCGAAGAAGCGGTTCAGCTTGTTGAGAGCGCGGATGCGTCAGGCATTCGACTGATGGTGCACGAAAACTTCCGGTTCCAACCTTGGCATCGAGAGATTCATCGACTAATCAACGAAGGGACGATTGGAGATCAACTCCTCACGTTGTCGTGCCGAACTCGAACCGGAGATGGATGGCAGAGCGACGCTTACCTGGCACGACAGCCGTATTTCGTTGAGATGCCGCGATTCCTGATCTACGAAACCGGCGTCCATTTTGTCGATACGTTTCGATATCACGCTGGTGAAATTGAAGGAGTGTTCGCTTCTCTTCGCAAGTTGAATCAGAACATTCGGGGAGAAGATGCTGGAGTCGTTTTGTTCGAGTTCGCCAACCAGGCGGAAGGCATCTGGGACGCGAGCCGATTCCACGAATCGAATTGTTCAAATCCTCGCTATACCTTTGGGGACTTTCTGTTCGATGGAAGTGCCGGTTCAATCCGACTCAGCGGGGACGGCACCATTCGAATTCAACCACATGGGGAGCCGGAATTCGTTCACAACTATCAGCACTCCGATCGCAATTTCGCTGGAGATTGCGTCTTCTACACTCAACAGCACTTCATTCACGGGCTACTTGAACAGCGCCCCTTCGAAACGGACGGCCGAGAGTATTTGAAGACACTGCGCGTGCAGGAAGCGATTTACGAATCCGCACGTACCGGTCAACCAGTCCGTCAATTGTCATCAGGAGGGCACAATGCGAGTTGTTGA
- a CDS encoding cyclase family protein, whose translation MRVVDLSLTVNSEMPGVSITTAKTIASDGWNATTLSLYSHSGTHMDAPCHFLDGGSTIDQHRLEVLVGPAIVLDLSPANPRQLATVEDVQQIKDHIRPGCRILFRTDWSRRYGTAEYRNELPRISLELAEWLVKQKVGLIGVEPPSVADVNNIEELTKVHQTLFRGNVVIVEGLTNLDQLTQQTVEFIALPLKIEHGDGCPVRAIAIERESFQPV comes from the coding sequence ATGCGAGTTGTTGATTTAAGCCTGACTGTTAATTCCGAGATGCCGGGAGTCTCGATTACAACTGCGAAGACGATTGCGTCGGACGGGTGGAATGCCACCACGCTATCCCTGTACTCGCACTCTGGCACGCATATGGATGCGCCGTGCCACTTCCTCGATGGCGGATCGACGATCGATCAACATCGGCTTGAAGTGCTCGTTGGCCCAGCTATTGTTCTCGATCTGTCACCTGCCAACCCTCGACAGCTGGCGACAGTCGAAGATGTGCAACAGATCAAAGATCACATTCGCCCCGGCTGCCGAATTCTCTTTCGCACCGACTGGTCTCGCCGCTACGGAACTGCTGAGTACCGCAACGAGCTCCCGAGAATTTCCCTCGAGTTGGCCGAATGGCTTGTCAAACAGAAAGTCGGCCTCATCGGGGTCGAACCGCCGTCCGTTGCAGACGTCAACAACATCGAAGAACTCACCAAAGTCCACCAGACTTTGTTTCGTGGAAACGTTGTGATCGTCGAAGGGCTAACCAACTTAGATCAATTGACACAGCAGACCGTGGAGTTCATTGCACTTCCACTGAAGATCGAACACGGCGACGGATGCCCGGTCCGAGCGATTGCCATTGAAAGAGAGTCGTTTCAACCAGTTTAG
- a CDS encoding isocitrate/isopropylmalate family dehydrogenase → MSSYKIALLPGDGIGPETMAATELVLEQIAMEFSDLDFETISYRAGAENYRDTGVTLPDAVLEGCLAADAVLLSAIGLPDVRQPDGTEVQPTMMVGLRRAMGLHSAVRPVKLYPGAPCVLQNTGPGIDFVIIRENLEGLFASFGGGGMVGDDVATDTLIVTRKGTSKVAEYAFQLARRRSGRPTDGKQVVTCVDKANVFRSMAFFRKVVNDTSKSFPDIEHNAVYVDAMSLYMVQNPWDFDVLVMENQFGDILSDLGAGLVGGLGLGPSAEIGDNHALFQPSHGTAPQIAGKNVANPLATILSAAMMLDWLGERHNDDSCLAAAAAIETAVAEVLAAQVVRTPDLGGVSSTTEVAEAVAAAITKTPVTDVSP, encoded by the coding sequence ATGAGTTCATACAAAATCGCACTACTCCCAGGTGATGGCATCGGCCCGGAAACCATGGCTGCCACCGAACTTGTCCTGGAACAGATTGCGATGGAGTTCAGTGATCTCGATTTTGAGACAATCTCCTATCGAGCAGGCGCCGAGAACTACCGCGACACAGGTGTCACACTGCCCGACGCGGTTTTGGAAGGGTGCCTCGCCGCCGACGCAGTCCTGCTATCTGCCATCGGTCTCCCGGATGTCCGTCAGCCAGACGGGACCGAAGTCCAACCGACAATGATGGTCGGACTCCGCCGAGCGATGGGTCTCCATTCAGCCGTTCGACCAGTCAAGCTTTACCCGGGAGCCCCTTGCGTTCTGCAGAACACAGGTCCCGGCATCGATTTTGTGATCATTCGCGAAAATCTCGAAGGACTGTTCGCCTCGTTTGGTGGAGGAGGAATGGTCGGTGATGACGTCGCGACAGACACGCTGATCGTCACTCGCAAGGGAACTTCCAAAGTCGCTGAATATGCTTTCCAACTGGCTCGTCGACGATCCGGACGACCGACCGACGGAAAGCAAGTTGTCACCTGCGTTGATAAAGCAAATGTCTTCCGCAGCATGGCGTTCTTCAGGAAGGTCGTGAACGACACATCGAAGTCATTTCCGGATATTGAACACAACGCTGTGTATGTCGACGCGATGAGCCTTTACATGGTCCAGAACCCCTGGGACTTCGACGTGCTCGTCATGGAGAACCAGTTTGGAGACATCCTGTCCGACCTCGGAGCCGGGCTGGTGGGTGGTCTCGGATTAGGTCCATCTGCCGAAATCGGAGACAACCATGCGTTGTTTCAGCCGTCGCACGGTACAGCTCCACAAATCGCTGGGAAGAATGTCGCCAATCCACTCGCGACAATTCTTTCGGCAGCGATGATGCTTGACTGGCTCGGGGAACGTCACAACGACGATTCCTGTTTGGCTGCGGCAGCGGCCATCGAAACTGCGGTTGCCGAAGTTCTCGCGGCACAGGTTGTCAGAACTCCCGATCTCGGCGGAGTGTCGTCGACGACCGAGGTTGCAGAAGCTGTGGCAGCCGCCATTACCAAGACTCCCGTGACGGACGTCAGTCCTTAA